A genomic window from Bacillota bacterium includes:
- a CDS encoding cobalamin-dependent protein (Presence of a B(12) (cobalamin)-binding domain implies dependence on cobalamin itself, in one of its several forms, or in some unusual lineages, dependence on a cobalamin-like analog.) produces MRAVDPRNVRPYGDTMGDGKIQLSFTLPLRYGPEAKEAARQLVRKMGIEDVDVVMSSDLGGPFTFFVAYGRCTHSVDVTELTVPKVEMQPMDFFAVNNLIREKVGRRITVVAACTGSDAHTVGIDAIINMKGYAGEYGLERYPWFVTYNLGAQVPNETLVQKAIETDADAVLVSQVVTQKNVHIANLTRLVDLVEAEGIRDDVILIAGGPRINHELALELGFDAGFGPGTLPSQVAAYIAQEIVRREHRTSARLTEER; encoded by the coding sequence ATGCGTGCGGTGGACCCTCGGAACGTGCGACCTTACGGGGATACAATGGGCGATGGCAAGATACAGCTCAGCTTCACCCTACCTCTGAGGTACGGCCCAGAGGCCAAAGAGGCGGCGCGGCAACTCGTCCGCAAAATGGGGATCGAAGACGTCGACGTGGTCATGTCCAGTGACCTGGGTGGGCCGTTCACCTTCTTCGTTGCGTACGGTAGATGCACCCACTCTGTGGATGTGACTGAGCTCACCGTGCCCAAGGTAGAAATGCAGCCTATGGACTTCTTCGCAGTCAACAACCTGATCCGAGAGAAAGTCGGCCGCAGGATCACAGTGGTGGCGGCCTGCACCGGGTCAGACGCTCATACCGTAGGGATTGATGCGATCATCAACATGAAGGGGTACGCCGGGGAATACGGGTTGGAGAGGTACCCGTGGTTTGTCACGTATAACCTCGGAGCCCAAGTGCCCAATGAGACGCTTGTCCAGAAGGCCATCGAGACCGACGCGGATGCAGTCCTGGTGTCGCAGGTAGTCACCCAGAAGAACGTCCACATCGCCAACCTGACCAGACTCGTGGACCTCGTGGAAGCAGAAGGGATCAGGGATGATGTCATACTCATCGCGGGAGGGCCCAGGATAAATCATGAGCTCGCGTTGGAGCTCGGGTTCGATGCCGGGTTCGGTCCGGGCACTCTGCCTTCCCAGGTGGCCGCCTACATCGCTCAGGAGATCGTGAGGAGAGAGCACAGAACCTCGGCGAGGCTGACCGAGGAGCGATAG
- a CDS encoding 3-aminobutyryl-CoA ammonia lyase codes for MSYGEAAEAVIRVRMSQQDAHYGGDLVDGARILGLFGDVATELLIRHDGDEGLFVAYDMVEFVAPVFAGDFIEAIGRITRVGNTSRAMFFEARKVIAGSRDPLNPSSARVLTEPVVVTRASGTCVVPKDRQHRGSHPEHTEAAHAEETLGPESGRGGMKSG; via the coding sequence ATGAGCTATGGTGAGGCTGCGGAGGCCGTGATCAGGGTGAGGATGAGTCAGCAGGACGCGCACTACGGAGGAGACCTGGTCGACGGGGCGAGAATACTCGGACTGTTTGGCGACGTCGCAACCGAACTCCTGATCCGCCACGACGGAGACGAAGGGCTCTTCGTTGCCTACGACATGGTGGAGTTCGTCGCTCCAGTGTTCGCCGGGGATTTCATCGAGGCAATCGGGCGAATCACGAGGGTCGGGAACACATCGAGAGCCATGTTCTTCGAGGCGAGGAAGGTCATCGCGGGAAGTCGCGATCCCCTGAATCCATCCTCCGCCCGCGTGCTGACCGAACCTGTGGTAGTCACCCGAGCCAGCGGCACGTGCGTGGTGCCCAAGGATCGGCAGCACCGGGGCAGCCATCCTGAACACACCGAGGCAGCACACGCTGAAGAGACTTTGGGGCCTGAGAGCGGGAGAGGGGGTATGAAGAGTGGATAA
- a CDS encoding 3-keto-5-aminohexanoate cleavage protein, whose amino-acid sequence MDKLIICAALVGAELTRKETPYLPLTPVEIAQAAAEAREAGASIAHLHVRDAQGHPTQDTRVFEETIAEIRERCDIIIQISTGGAVGTPWQRRMDPLDLRPEMATLTTGTVNFGDHVFMNEPRVIEALASRMKELDIKPEIECFDTGMIANAMRLAKKGLISEPYYFDFVMGVPGGIPGTVRDLLHCVESLPPGTRWQVAGIGRAELPLATAAIVLGGHVRVGFEDNIYYARGVLAQSNAQLVSRVVRIAKELGREIATPDEARAMLGIPRTGR is encoded by the coding sequence GTGGATAAACTCATCATCTGCGCCGCCCTAGTTGGGGCGGAGCTGACCCGGAAGGAGACCCCCTACCTTCCGCTCACACCGGTCGAGATAGCCCAGGCGGCGGCGGAAGCGCGGGAAGCGGGCGCCTCCATTGCCCATTTGCACGTGCGCGATGCTCAAGGCCATCCAACCCAGGATACCAGGGTGTTCGAGGAGACCATCGCGGAGATAAGGGAGAGGTGTGACATCATAATCCAGATCTCCACCGGGGGTGCGGTCGGCACTCCCTGGCAGAGACGGATGGACCCACTCGACCTTCGTCCCGAGATGGCCACTCTCACCACCGGCACGGTGAACTTCGGCGATCACGTGTTCATGAATGAGCCCAGGGTGATAGAGGCCTTGGCTTCTCGCATGAAGGAGCTTGACATCAAACCTGAGATAGAATGCTTCGACACTGGGATGATAGCCAACGCCATGAGGCTCGCGAAGAAAGGGCTGATCTCCGAGCCCTATTACTTTGACTTCGTGATGGGTGTGCCCGGAGGAATTCCAGGCACCGTTCGTGATCTGCTCCATTGCGTCGAAAGCCTGCCGCCCGGCACACGGTGGCAAGTGGCCGGGATCGGCCGTGCGGAGCTTCCCCTGGCAACTGCGGCGATCGTACTCGGGGGACACGTGCGTGTGGGGTTTGAAGACAACATCTACTACGCCCGTGGGGTCCTGGCACAAAGCAACGCACAGCTCGTCTCGAGAGTGGTTCGGATAGCCAAAGAGCTTGGGAGGGAGATCGCAACGCCGGACGAGGCCCGTGCGATGCTTGGGATCCCACGAACCGGGAGGTGA